From one Colletotrichum destructivum chromosome 3, complete sequence genomic stretch:
- a CDS encoding Putative pre-mRNA polyadenylation factor Fip1 domain-containing protein, translating into MDIDEDDDFYGNEDPAVETSATDPVTEAAAPETKSSPKVESKTEELEEGEEEDEGGAMDEDEDDSDIEIVTERKDGTKAAPPTQSRYSDIRNIPQRSASNDMTVKAAPLKKEEGSVGASPSDLPLGVPSADKAAAAASKSTIDVNANPDYPPVGKPITAVNIDEDLTENDKPWRKPGTDISDYFNYGFDEFTWALYAAKQEAVRGEFSGDAIAAGQKKMMEDFGMMMMGGMNPAAAGAQGGGMPGMAGGGMDGMPPEMQAMMQQMMGQGMDPSQMDPSAMSAMFSGMQGQAGNAGGQGGQGQNFNQGFGGNQGQYGGYDQQGMGGGGGNRGGFGGRGRGGRRQW; encoded by the exons ATGGATatcgacgaagacgatgactTTTACGGCAACGAGGACCCCGCTGTCGAGACCTCAGCGACGGATCCCGTAACCGAAGCTGCAGCGCCTGAAACCAAATCCTCGCCCAAAGTAGAGTCCAAGACGGAAgagctggaggagggcgaggaggaggacgagggcggcgccatggacgaagacgaggacgactcA GATATCGAAATCGTCACTGAGCGTAAGGACGGCACAAAGGCGGCACCGCCCAC ACAATCACGCTACAGCGACATCAGAAACATCCCACAAAGGTCGGCTTCCAACGACATGACGGTCAAAGCCGCCCCTCtgaagaaagaggagggcTCCGTGGGAGCCTCGCCCTCCGACCTTCCTCTGGGTGTCCCCAGTGCCGACAAGGCTGCCGCTGCAGCTTCCAAGTCGACCATCGACGTCAACGCGAACCCCGACTACCCCCCCGTCGGCAAGCCCATAACCGCCGTCAACATCGACGAGG ATCTGACCGAGAACGACAAGCCGTGGCGCAAACCCGGTACTGACATCAGCGACTACTTCAACTACGGCTTCGACGAGTTCACTTGGGCTCTCTATGCCGCCAAGCAGGAGGCCGTGCGCGGAGAGTTCAGcggcgacgccatcgccgcaggtcagaagaagatgatggaggaCTTTggcatgatgatgatgggcggCATGAAccccgctgccgctggcgCCCAGGGCGGAGGCATGCCCGGAATGGCGGGTGGTGGCATGGACGGCATGCCCCCTGAGATGCAGGCCATGATGCAGCAGATGATGGGTCAGGGTATGGACCCCAGCCAGATGGACCCCTCCGCCATGTCGGCCATGTTCAGCGGCATGCAAGGCCAGGCAGGCAACGCGGGCGGACAGGGCGGCCAGGGCCAGAACTTCAACCAGGGCTTCGGCGGAAACCAGGGCCAGTACGGCGGCTACGACCAGCAaggcatgggcggcggcggcggcaaccgCGGCGGATTCGGCGGTAGGGGCCGTGGCGGACGCCGTCAGTGGTGA
- a CDS encoding Putative nucleoporin p58/p45/NUP49, with the protein MFGRSASATGGGLSINTGAANAGASTSAAGGGLFGNATASTQPATSGGLFGGTQTGGGGLFGNKPSTPATGGLFGSAQSQQQQPQQQQSGGLFGSAQPQQQQQQSGGLFGSAQPQQQQPQQQQSGGLFGASQQKPATGGLFGQSTAQPQQQQQQQQQQQQPSGGLFGGGSTQPQQNQGTGGGLFGQSQAKPGGLFGQSQAANSSAPGLTMGQSTTQQTVPGVRVDISNIKGTTRFNDLEQSIQSEMENCDMMIQRFMAHASEIRGFMAAHGGDLGQLTTDVNWLQRKYEGVKTTLDEDIVTLAHLKDLVKSDADIAKMAFAGADQLKLPAHYHQTWLTRGGSGGNTTNGSPDRNVEDVLTLFSNEADRLKELHQFQVQKIKEMEQHMPGVEHGLYERVRALRDQTQVPAFNMVLDLLETIKMMGDKIYEAAGAIVDVREKLSQLQRQYPTK; encoded by the exons ATGTTTGGACGCTCAGCAAGCGCCACTGGCGGTGGTTTGAGCATCAACACCGGTGCCGCCAATGCTGG TGCTTCTACGTCCGCAGCAGGCGGCGGACTCTTTGGAAAtgcgacggcctcgacgcagCCCGCTACGAGCGGCGGTCTCTTCGGCGGTACTCAGACGGGCGGAGGAGGACTTTTTGGCAACAAGCCGTCAACACCAGCGACCGGTGGCCTCTTTGGCTCCGCCCAAtctcagcaacagcagccccagcaacagcaaagcGGAGGACTCTTTGGCTCAGCTCAGcctcagcaacagcaacagcagagTGGAGGACTCTTTGGTTCGGCCCAGcctcagcaacaacagccccagcagcagcagagcgGGGGTTTGTTTGGCGCATCCCAGCAGAAGCCGGCCACTGGTGGTCTCTTTGGTCAGAGTACGGCGCAGccgcaacaacaacagcagcagcagcagcagcagcagcaaccgtCTGGAGGACTTTTTGGCGGCGGAAGCACACAGCCCCAGCAGAACCAGGGTACCGGCGGCGGGCTCTTTGGCCAGAGCCAGGCTAAGCCGGGTGGTCTCTT CGGCCAGTCCCAAGCAGCCAACAGCTCGGCCCCCGGCCTGACAATGGGCCAATCGACAACTCAACAAACCGTCCCCGGCGTGCGGGTGGACATATCCAACATCAAAGGCACGACGCGGTTCAACGACCTCGAACAGTCTATCCAGTCCGAGATGGAGAACTGCGACATGATGATCCAGCGGTTCATGGCACACGCGTCAGAGATCCGGGGATTCATGGCAgcccacggcggcgacctcggccagctcacGACGGACGTGAACTGGCTGCAGCGCAAGTATGAGGGCGTCAAGACGAcgctggacgaggacatTGTTACGCTGGCGCACCTCAAGGACTTGGTTAAGTCGGACGCCGACATTGCCAAGATGGCGTTCGCTGGCGCCGATCAGCTCAAGCTGCCGGCGCACTACCACCAGACGTGGCTTACTAGGGGCGGCTCGGGGGGCAACACGACGAACGGCAGCCCGGACCGCAACGTCGAGGATGTGCTCACGCTCTTCTCGAACGAAGCGGACCGCCTTAAGGAACTGCACCAGTTCCAGGTGcagaagatcaaggagatGGAGCAGCACATGCCGGGCGTCGAGCACGGCCTTTACGAGCGCGTGCGGGCGCTGAGGGACCAGACGCAGGTACCGGCCTTCAACATGGTGCTCGACCTGCTGGAGACCATCAAGATGATGGGCGACAAGATTtacgaggcggcgggcgccaTTGTCGACGTGCGCGAGAAGCTCAGCCAGCTCCAGCGTCAGTATCCGACCAAATGA
- a CDS encoding Putative DNA-directed RNA polymerase III, subunit Rpc31, whose translation MSRGGRGGGRGGRGGRQGPQLSWDNGEHAPDTRPSELFPAYAIPTAKPLSDLERANVNAFLLFRRQFQDGPLYTRKRTWGIDPGNTRKLYGQDQVNAKYGVRTRGTADPFTAVPTYSQKFARPERALPEFGGRPFCKEFFPQELHETLDGDDVAPGERRRGGEAKRLKLSRITALPTAEDVFHVGGAGEDGEGGPGDDKKKLEALERMGEGEGEGAAEDEWEGGEEEEQDVEYDDSDAGDYDAENYFDDGEFGDDDGGGGDDEHGGREGSY comes from the exons ATGtcgcgaggaggacgaggcggtggccgtggtggtcgcggcggccgccaggGGCCGCAGCTCTCGTGGGACAATGGCGAACACGCCCCCGACACGCGGCCCTCGGAGCTGTTTCCT GCCTACGCGATACCGACGGCGAAACCCCTCTCGGACCTCGAGCGCGCAAACGTCAAcgccttcctcctcttccgccggCAATTCCAGGACGGGCCCCTCTACACCCGCAAGCGCACCTGGGGCATCGACCCGGGCAACACCCGCAAGCTATACGGCCAGGACCAGGTCAACGCGAAGTACGGCGTGCGCACGCGCGGCACCGCCGACCCCTTCACCGCCGTCCCCACCTACTCGCAAAAGTTCGCCCGCCCGGAGCGCGCCCTGCCCGAGTTCGGCGGCCGGCCCTTCTGCAAAGAGTTCTTCCCGCAGGAGCTGCACGAgaccctcgacggcgacgacgtggcgcccggcgagcggcggcgcggcggcgaggccaagaggCTGAAGCTGAGCCGCATCACGGCGCtgccgacggccgaggacgtgTTCCACGTTGGTGGCGCCGGTGAggacggggaagggggccccggcgacgacaagaagaagctggaggcgctcgagaggatgggcgagggcgagggcgagggcgccgccgaggacgagtgggagggcggcgaggaggaggagcaggacgTCGAGTacgacgactcggacgccggcgactacgacgccgagaactactttgacgacggcgagttcggggacgatgacggcggcggcggcgatgacgaacACGGAGGCCGTGAGGGGTCGTACTGA